The sequence GCAGCGCGACCAGCGTGCGCAGCCGGTGCACCGGGTCGCCGCCGCCCGCCGTCGCTTCGCGGGCCGCGTCCAGCAAGCGGTTCAGGGCGGTGTGCATGATCTCCGCGAGGAGATCCTCCTTGGTGCCCATGTAGTGGTACAGGCTCGCCGACGAGAGTTCCGCCTCCTGCGCCAGATCCCGGATGCCGGTGCCGTGGAACCCCTTGGTGGCGAACAGTTTCACCGCCGCCGCCCGCACCCGTTCCCGGCTGCTCACAGCCATGCTCCCGCCTTCGCGTCCCACGACCCGGCGCGCGGGTCGGCCACCTTCCGCAGCTCGCCCTTCGCGACCCGCTCCGACGGCGTCATCGGCAGCGCGTCGGCGAACGCCCAGAACCGCGGAACCTTGAAGTAGGCCAGCTTGCCCGAGCAGAACTCGGCGAGCTCGGCCGGCTCCGGACGTTCGCCGTCGCACACGACGTACGCCTTGATCTCCTCGCCGCGCAGCTCGTCGGGCACCGCGACGACGGCGGCCAGCTTGACCGCGGGGTGCAGCAGCAGCGCGCGCTCGACCTCGTCCGCGGACACGTTTTCGCCGCTGCGGCGGATCATGTCCTTCGTGCGGCCGACGTAGTGGACGCGGCCGGCGTCGTCCAGCCGCGCGAGGTCGCCGGTGTGGAACCAGCCGTTCTCGAACGCCTTCGCCGTCGCTTCGGGATCTTCGTGGTAGCCGTGCATCAGCCCGATGCCGCGGATCAGCAGCTGCCCGGTTTCCCCTCGCGGCAACGGCTTCCCGTCGTCGCCGGCGATCATCACCTCGCGGTCGCGGCTCGGCCGCCCGATGCAGCCGGTGCCGACGGTCTCGTCGTGGTCGGCCACCGTCATCCGGATGTCGCCGCCGGTCTCGGTCATCCCGAACGCCTCGTACCACGGGACGCCCCAGCGCGCCTCCAGCTCGGCGTGCAGTTCTCGGGGGATGGCCGACGCGCAGATCGCGCGGACGCGGTGGTCGCGATCGGCCGCCGACGGTTCCTGGCGCAGCAGCAGCGTCGGCATCAGGCCGAGGCAGTAGAACCACGTGACGCCGTGCTCGCGGACCTTCGCCCAGAACGTGCTGGGGTGGAACCGGTCCAGCACGACGAGGGTGGCGCCGCCGGCCAGCCCGAGCGCGACGTTCCACTGTGGATCGATGTAGTGGAAGGGCTGCGCGGTCAGGAGGACGTCCGTCTCGCCGACGGCCGGGAAGTCGGTGGCCAGGCTGATCGCGAGCGTCGTCCAGTAGCGGTTCGGCAGGACGCAGCCCTTGGGCGCGCCGGTGGTGCCCGAGGTGTACTGGATGTTGACCGGCAGCTCGGGCACCGGGGTGAAGGCGCCGCTTTCACGTGAAAGCTCCGCCCGCAGGTGGTCGCTTTCACGTGAAAGCTCCGCTGGGGTGACGACCTCGGTCAGGCCGATCCGGCCGAGCAGGTCGGTGAACTCCGCGGCCGCGACGACGAGCTTCGCGCCGGAATGGCGGAGGACGTGGGCGCCGTCGAATTCCTGGTAGTTCGTGTTGACCGGCACCAGCTGCGCGCCGATCTTCGCCAGCGCGAGCCAGGTCAACGGGAACGCGGGCACGTTCCGCAGCATCACCGCGACCCGGTCGCCGGGGCCGATGCCGCGCCCGGCCAGCGCCGCGGCGATCCGCGAGCTTTCGCGGTCGACCTCGGCGAATGTGAACTCCTGGTCCAGGTGGTCGAAGACCCACGCCGTGCGCGCCGGCCACAGCTCGGCGGCGCGCCGGACGAGCTGCTCCAGGGTCCCGATCTCGGCGAGCGGGGTCATCCGCGGCTCCGGAACGCTTCCGTCGACGCGGCGACCGCGGCCGAGTGCTCGGTGATCAGGGCGTGGCTGACCTCGAGTTCGAGGGCCGGCTCGACGTCGATCGGAGTGTCGAGGACGCGCTTCGCCATCGCCGCGGCCGCCGGCGGGTGCTCGGCGATCCGCTTCGCCCAGCTCAATGCCTCGGCCTGGAGCTGCTCGGCGGGCACGGCGGCGTTGACCATGCCCAGTTCGGCGGCCTTCCGGCCGTCGAAGCGCTCGCCGAGCAGCAGGAGTTCCTTCGCCTTGAGCGGGCCGACGAGCAGCGGCAGCAGCCGCGACGCCGCGCCGGTGACGCTCAGGCCCAGCGAGACCTCCGGGAACGCGAACACGGCGTCCTCGGCGGCCAGGATCATGTCGCAGCCCAGCGCGAATTCGGCGCCGGCGCCGATCGCGTAGCCGTGCACCGCCGCGATCACCGGCTGGCGCAGCCCGCGCAGCCGCCGCGTGACGTCCTGGAGCCGGTCCAGCCGCGTGCGCGAATCACCCTCGGGGGTGGGTTCCTTGAGGTCGTGGCCGGCGCAGAAGGCGCGCCCGTTGCCGGACAGCACGACCACGCGGGCGTCGCTGCGGGCGGCCGCGTCGAGGGCGGCGAGGAAGTCGTCGACCAGGACGGCGGCGACCGCGTTGAGCCGCTCGGGCCGGTTCAGCCGGATCTGTGCGATGCCGTCCTCGACGGCGAAGTCCACGGTGGGCATGAGGGCGATGCTAGACGTTCGATCGATCGATCGATAGCCTCTGGCTCATGCGGGTTGACACGGTCTACGAGAACGCCACGGTGTGGACGGGCACCGGCGTGACCAGCGCTCTTGCCGTGTGGCAGGGCCGGGTGGTCGCGCTGGGGGATGACGCGCTGTCGCTGTCGGCGCGCTCGCGGGTCGACCTCGCCGGCGGCTTCGTGGTGCCCGGCTTCCACGACGCCCACAACCACATGGCGTGGTTCGGCATGGGCCTCGACGACGTGCCGCTCAGTGACTGCCGCAGCGTCGAGGAGGTCTACGACGCCGTCGCCGCGCGCGCCAAGACGCTGCCGCCCGGGAGCTGGGTGGTCGGCAGCGGGTACGACCAGAACAAGCTCGCCGGCGGGCACCCCGACTCCCGCGGCCTCGACCGCGCCGCGCCGGGGATGCTCGTGCGGCTCAAGCACACGTCCGGGCACATGACCGTGGTCAACTCGGCCGTGCTCGACCAGCTCGACCTGGCGCACGTCCCGGTCGGCGGCGACGTCGTGCACGTGGACGGCTCGCCGACGGGACTGCTGCGCGAGCAGGCCCAGCTGCTGCTGCGGCCGCTGACGTACCCGACGCCGGTCTCGCGGGTCGTGCGCGGGCTCGCCCGGGCGTCCGAGCGGTACCTCGCCGAGGGCATCACCAGCGTCCAGGAGGCCGGGATCGGCGGCGGCCTGGTCGGCGAGACGCCCGCCGAGCTGGCCGCCTACCAGGAGGCGCGCGACACCGGCGTGCTTCGCGTGCGCAGCACGGTGATGGTCGCCGCGAGCGTGCTGCACGACCTGCCCGACGACGCCGGCTTCGGCCTCGACCTCGGCCTGCGCACCGGCCTGGGCGACGAGTGGCTGCGCGTCGGCCCGATGAAGTTGTTCGCCGACGGCTCCCTCGTCGGGCGTACCTGCGCGATGCACGACCCGTTCGACGGAGAGCCGGACAACCGCGGCTACTTCCAGGTGCCCGAGGACGAGCTGGCCCGCACGATCCGCCGCGCCCACGAGGCGGGCTGGCAGATCGCGACGCACGCGATCGGCGATCGCGCGATCACCGTCGTCCTCGACGCCTACGAAGCCGCGTTGGCCGCTTCGCCGCGCGCGGACCACCGGCACCGCATCGAGCACTGCGCGGTGCTCCAGCCCGCGGAGCTGACCCGGCTCGCCTCGCTCGGCCTCATCCCGTCCCCGCAGGGGCGGTTCGTCAACGAGCTCGGCGACGGCATGCGCGCCGCGCTCGGCGAGTCCCGCGTCCCCTGGTGCTACCGGCTGCGAAGCGTCCTCGACGCGGGCTGCGTGCTCCCCGCGTCCTCGGACCGCCCGGTCGTGAACGGCGCTCCGCTGCTCGCGCTCTCCGACATGGTTCGGCGGCGCACGGCGTCAGGCGCACCCTTCGCGCCCGAAGAGGCGTTGACGCCGGAGCAGGCGTTGCGTGCGTACACGTACGGATCGGCGTACGCGACCTTCGCCGAGCGTGACCTGGGCACGCTCGAGCCCGGGAAGCTCGCCGACTTCGCCGTGTTGTCCGGATCGCCGCTCGAAGAGTCCGCTTTGGACGGGCTCAGCGTGCAAGGCACCGCCGTCGGCGGCGAACTGCGTTATCAAGCGTGATGACTCACTTCCTTCCCACGAACTCGAGTGCTTCTTCCGCCAGCGCGGACCACGGCTGTGGCGACGCCGCGTCCAGCGCCAGCCATTCCTTCATCGGCGTGCCCTTGTTCGCGTCGAACCGCACGCCGTGGCCGCCCTCGACCAGCTCGTCCACCCTGGCCTTGGGCAGCTTCAGCACCAGCTGCCCGCGGACGAACATCGCGAAGATCCGCCCGTCGGCGCGCAGGGCGGAGCGGCCGAACCCGCCGGTCGCGCCCGGTGGCGTGATGCCCGGGCGTCCGGTGAACTCGTCGACCAGGGCCTCGAACCTGCCTTCCGGTGACATCGACCACCTCCGAGCCCGACAGTAACGACCACCACCGACAGAAACGGGAGGCGAGATGCCCGTCCGCGACGCCGTCTTCGAAGACATCGAGGAAATCTGCGCGCTCATCGAGGAGCACGCCGTCTACGAGGACAACCACGACCTGAAGCTCGACCGCGCCGAGATGAGCGGGCACCTGTTCGGGCCGGACCCGAAGGCGTGGGTGCTGATCGCGACCCCGCCCGGCGAGCCGGGGACCGTCGCCGGCTTCGCCTTCTGCAGCTGGAACTTCTCGACGTGGGAGGCCCGGCCGGGGATCTGGCTGGACGACCTGTTCGTCCGTCCGGCCCATCGCCGCCACGGCCTCGGCGGCGAGCTGCTCGACGAGCTGCGCAACCGCACGACCGGCCGCGTCGAGTGGGACATGCAGGAGGGCAACGAAAAGGGCGAGGCGTTCTACGCCCAGCTGGGCGCGGAGCCGGTCCCCGGCTGGATCCGCTACCGCTGGCGGCCGTGAACTTTCACGAGAAAGAACCCGGCCCCGTAAAGTATGCGGTATGGGAGATGGTTCGGTCCGGAGGTCCTCGTCGGTCGAGGACTACGTCCGGGTGATCTACGGCCTGGTCGAGCGGGGTGAGGCGGTCACCAACACGTCGCTCGCCGGCCGGCTGGAGGTCAGCCCGTCCTCGGCGTCGGGGATGGTCACGAAGCTGTCCCAGCTCGGCCTGGTCACGCACGTGCCGTACCGCGGCATCGAGCTGACCGCGGACGGCAGGCTGCTCGCGCGCTCGGTGCTGCGTCGGCACCGGCTGATCGAGACGTACCTGGTCTCGGAGCTCGGCTACACGTGGGACGAGGTCCACGCGGAGGCCGACGCGCTGGAGCACGCGGTGTCGGATCGGCTGGTCGAACGCATCGCGGCGAAGCTCGGCAACCCGGTCCGCGACCCCCACGGCGACCCGATCCCGGCCCCGGACGGCAGCGTGGAGGAGCTGTCGGTCCGGATCCTGGACGACCTCGAGCCGGGCGCGGTCGGCGAGATCGTCCGGGTGTGGGACACCGACCCGGAGCTGCTGCGGTACCTGACGGAACACGCGATCAACCTGGGCGAACGCATCGAGGTCATGGAACGCCAGCCGTTCGGCGGCCCGATGGTGGTGAAGGTGGGCTCGCCCCCGGATGCGGCTACGCACGCGATCGGGAAGGAGATCGCGCAGGCGTTGTCGGTCACGCTGCGCTAGTCCCGAGCGCCCCAATGTGGCGTTGGTTGCGTCCAACGCACCGAACGCCACATTGGTTGCGTCTGACGCACCGAACGCCACATTGGGGCGCTTTGACGCTGAGGGGCGTACGCGCGGGTGACGTCGTGAAGCGGATGTGGTGACCAGCCCGGCCGCAGCACCATGGCCGCATGAAACCCTTCCGCTTCGGCGTCGTCGCCGGCTTCGCGCCTGATCTCACCGCCTGGACGGCCCAGGCCAAGCGGGTCGAGGACCTCGGCTACGACACCCTCCTCGCCACCGATCCCGTCGGGACCGCCGACCCCTTCGTCCTCCTCGGTGCCGCCGCCGCGGTCACGCGGAACCTCCGGCTCGGCACCTTCGTGCTCGCCGATCCCTTCCGGGACGCCCGCGCCCTCGACTGGCAGGCGCAGACCCTCCACCGGCAGACCGGCGGGCGATTCGAACTCGGGCTCGGCGTCGGGCGGCCCGGGGCGGAGGGGCACGCGAAGCAGCTCGGCCGGGAGTTCCCCTCACCGGGTGAGCGCGTCACACGGATGGCCGAGACCATCGCGCTCCTCAAGCGCACGGCCGACCGGCCACGGCTGGTACTTGCCGGCGGCGGGCCGAAAATGCTCGCGCTCGCCGCGCAAGAAGCCGACACCGTCACGTTCACCTGGGCGCCGAAAACCGCCGAAGCCGAAGCCGAGTCCATTGTGGATCGATTCCGTACGCTCGCCGGTACGCGGCTGGCGGACATCGAGCTGGGGCTGAACCTCATGGCCGTCGGGGAGGCGCCGTCGCCCGGAATCGCGCGGTGGGCCGGGGTCGACGTGCCCGAGCTGGCCGCCGCTGGTGCGGTCACCGTGCTGCCCGAGGACCCGGACCGGGCCGGGGAAAGGCTTCTCCGGTGGCGGGAGCGGTGGGGGATTTCCTACGTCACCATCAACTCGGGCTACGCCGAACCGTTCGCCGCGATCGCCGCGAAGGCGCGCACGGCAGGTGGGTGAGTGCTCTTCCGATCTTGCGGACCTGCGCCTACGCTCCAATGTTCGTATTCGGGAGTGCTTCGGAGCGTTGTGATGACCGGTCAGCGAACACGCACGATCGACCGGGGGGAACAGGCGGAGCTGAGCCAGCTGCTCGCCGCGGGCCCGTTCGACGTGGCCTTGCGGGCGGCGATCCGGGCCCGCGGGCTCGGGCTCGATCGGATCCGCTATCGCTTGCGCGGCAGGGGAACCACGGTCAGCCTGGCCACCCTCAGCCACTGGCAGTCCGGGCGGTGCCGCCCGGAACGCGCGGAATCGTTGGAGGCCTTGCGGAATCTCGAGGACATTCTGAACGTGCCGGACGGCTCGCTCAGCAAGCTCCTCGGGCCGCCGCGGGGAAGAACGCGGTTCCACGCGCAGCCGCCGCCGCTCAACTGAGCGGTAGCAAGGAAAAACGGATCACGTAGGCTCGCGGCCATGCGAGCTGTCGTGATCGAAGAGTTCGGCGTCCCGCCCGTCGTGCGGGACGTGCCGGAGCCGGTGGCGCCGCCGGGTGGTGCGGTGATCGAGGTCGACGCGACCGGCGTGTGCCGCAGTGACTGGCACACCTGGCAGGGCCACGACGCCGCCGTGACGCTGCCGCACGTCGCCGGGCACGAGCTCGCCGGCCGGGTCGTCGCGCTCGGTGCGGGCGTGCGTGGGTGGGCGCCCGGCGCACGTGTCACCGTGCCGTTCGTCTGCGCGTGCGGCACGTGCGCCCAGTGCGCGCGCGGCGACCAGCAGATCTGCGACCGC is a genomic window of Amycolatopsis lexingtonensis containing:
- a CDS encoding ATP-dependent acyl-CoA ligase, with product MTPLAEIGTLEQLVRRAAELWPARTAWVFDHLDQEFTFAEVDRESSRIAAALAGRGIGPGDRVAVMLRNVPAFPLTWLALAKIGAQLVPVNTNYQEFDGAHVLRHSGAKLVVAAAEFTDLLGRIGLTEVVTPAELSRESDHLRAELSRESGAFTPVPELPVNIQYTSGTTGAPKGCVLPNRYWTTLAISLATDFPAVGETDVLLTAQPFHYIDPQWNVALGLAGGATLVVLDRFHPSTFWAKVREHGVTWFYCLGLMPTLLLRQEPSAADRDHRVRAICASAIPRELHAELEARWGVPWYEAFGMTETGGDIRMTVADHDETVGTGCIGRPSRDREVMIAGDDGKPLPRGETGQLLIRGIGLMHGYHEDPEATAKAFENGWFHTGDLARLDDAGRVHYVGRTKDMIRRSGENVSADEVERALLLHPAVKLAAVVAVPDELRGEEIKAYVVCDGERPEPAELAEFCSGKLAYFKVPRFWAFADALPMTPSERVAKGELRKVADPRAGSWDAKAGAWL
- a CDS encoding GNAT family N-acetyltransferase, which codes for MPVRDAVFEDIEEICALIEEHAVYEDNHDLKLDRAEMSGHLFGPDPKAWVLIATPPGEPGTVAGFAFCSWNFSTWEARPGIWLDDLFVRPAHRRHGLGGELLDELRNRTTGRVEWDMQEGNEKGEAFYAQLGAEPVPGWIRYRWRP
- a CDS encoding amidohydrolase — encoded protein: MRVDTVYENATVWTGTGVTSALAVWQGRVVALGDDALSLSARSRVDLAGGFVVPGFHDAHNHMAWFGMGLDDVPLSDCRSVEEVYDAVAARAKTLPPGSWVVGSGYDQNKLAGGHPDSRGLDRAAPGMLVRLKHTSGHMTVVNSAVLDQLDLAHVPVGGDVVHVDGSPTGLLREQAQLLLRPLTYPTPVSRVVRGLARASERYLAEGITSVQEAGIGGGLVGETPAELAAYQEARDTGVLRVRSTVMVAASVLHDLPDDAGFGLDLGLRTGLGDEWLRVGPMKLFADGSLVGRTCAMHDPFDGEPDNRGYFQVPEDELARTIRRAHEAGWQIATHAIGDRAITVVLDAYEAALAASPRADHRHRIEHCAVLQPAELTRLASLGLIPSPQGRFVNELGDGMRAALGESRVPWCYRLRSVLDAGCVLPASSDRPVVNGAPLLALSDMVRRRTASGAPFAPEEALTPEQALRAYTYGSAYATFAERDLGTLEPGKLADFAVLSGSPLEESALDGLSVQGTAVGGELRYQA
- a CDS encoding metal-dependent transcriptional regulator, with product MGDGSVRRSSSVEDYVRVIYGLVERGEAVTNTSLAGRLEVSPSSASGMVTKLSQLGLVTHVPYRGIELTADGRLLARSVLRRHRLIETYLVSELGYTWDEVHAEADALEHAVSDRLVERIAAKLGNPVRDPHGDPIPAPDGSVEELSVRILDDLEPGAVGEIVRVWDTDPELLRYLTEHAINLGERIEVMERQPFGGPMVVKVGSPPDAATHAIGKEIAQALSVTLR
- a CDS encoding enoyl-CoA hydratase/isomerase family protein, translating into MPTVDFAVEDGIAQIRLNRPERLNAVAAVLVDDFLAALDAAARSDARVVVLSGNGRAFCAGHDLKEPTPEGDSRTRLDRLQDVTRRLRGLRQPVIAAVHGYAIGAGAEFALGCDMILAAEDAVFAFPEVSLGLSVTGAASRLLPLLVGPLKAKELLLLGERFDGRKAAELGMVNAAVPAEQLQAEALSWAKRIAEHPPAAAAMAKRVLDTPIDVEPALELEVSHALITEHSAAVAASTEAFRSRG
- a CDS encoding LLM class flavin-dependent oxidoreductase, which produces MKPFRFGVVAGFAPDLTAWTAQAKRVEDLGYDTLLATDPVGTADPFVLLGAAAAVTRNLRLGTFVLADPFRDARALDWQAQTLHRQTGGRFELGLGVGRPGAEGHAKQLGREFPSPGERVTRMAETIALLKRTADRPRLVLAGGGPKMLALAAQEADTVTFTWAPKTAEAEAESIVDRFRTLAGTRLADIELGLNLMAVGEAPSPGIARWAGVDVPELAAAGAVTVLPEDPDRAGERLLRWRERWGISYVTINSGYAEPFAAIAAKARTAGG
- a CDS encoding transcriptional regulator; this encodes MTGQRTRTIDRGEQAELSQLLAAGPFDVALRAAIRARGLGLDRIRYRLRGRGTTVSLATLSHWQSGRCRPERAESLEALRNLEDILNVPDGSLSKLLGPPRGRTRFHAQPPPLN